One part of the Marinobacterium rhizophilum genome encodes these proteins:
- the cysG gene encoding siroheme synthase CysG, with protein MEYLPLFFRLKDQPVLLVGGGQIAMRKAKLLLRAGARLTVVARDVCAQLTEMLDVQGGQQIIGEYHAALLDGCVLVVAATDDEALHERIHYDAVQRQLPVNVVDSPALCTFVFPAIVDRSPIVIGISSGGASPVLARMLRARLETLIPNGYSQLGALAGRFRDQVKARFSGVNQRRKFWESALQGQVAEQAFAGRMAAAEKLLQSKLDEGDPEHQVGEVYLVGAGPGDPELLTFKALRLMQQADVVLYDALVSEAVLELCRRDADMVYVGKQRDNHAVPQDGINELLVQYALQGKRVCRLKGGDPFIFGRGAEELQSLKPHGIPFQVVPGVTAASACATYAGIPLTHREHAQSVKFVTGQLKNRTTDLNFAELVHPNQTIVFYMGLHTLPELSGKLVAHGKPGSTPVAIVSRGTAADQKVLTGTLDTIAELQRQAQLPAPALIIVGEVVSMHESLSWFGDDLVEGKNHTLMKVHHDPSGDVQG; from the coding sequence TTGGAGTACCTCCCTCTTTTTTTCCGCCTTAAGGATCAGCCGGTATTGCTGGTGGGCGGCGGCCAGATAGCCATGCGCAAGGCCAAACTGCTGTTGCGGGCCGGGGCGCGTCTGACCGTGGTGGCGCGGGACGTCTGTGCGCAGCTGACCGAGATGCTTGATGTCCAGGGTGGTCAGCAGATCATTGGCGAATATCACGCGGCTCTGCTGGACGGCTGTGTGCTGGTGGTGGCGGCAACCGATGATGAGGCCCTGCACGAACGAATTCATTATGATGCCGTGCAGCGCCAGCTGCCGGTTAACGTGGTGGACTCCCCGGCGCTGTGCACCTTTGTTTTTCCGGCCATTGTGGATCGCTCCCCCATCGTGATCGGCATTTCTTCCGGCGGTGCATCACCGGTGCTGGCGCGCATGCTGCGGGCCCGGCTCGAGACCCTGATTCCCAATGGCTACAGCCAGCTGGGTGCCCTGGCGGGTCGCTTTCGCGACCAGGTCAAGGCGCGTTTCAGTGGCGTGAATCAGCGGCGCAAGTTCTGGGAGTCGGCACTGCAGGGGCAGGTGGCCGAGCAGGCCTTTGCCGGTCGTATGGCGGCGGCTGAAAAACTGCTGCAATCCAAGCTGGATGAAGGCGACCCGGAGCATCAGGTGGGCGAGGTGTACCTGGTGGGGGCGGGTCCGGGCGATCCGGAACTGCTGACCTTCAAGGCGCTGCGCCTGATGCAGCAGGCCGATGTGGTGCTCTATGATGCGCTGGTGTCGGAGGCGGTGCTGGAGCTGTGCCGACGGGATGCGGACATGGTCTATGTGGGCAAACAGCGTGATAACCATGCGGTCCCCCAGGATGGCATCAATGAACTGCTGGTGCAGTACGCGCTGCAGGGCAAGCGTGTTTGCCGTCTGAAGGGCGGCGATCCCTTTATCTTTGGCCGCGGTGCCGAGGAGCTGCAGTCACTCAAGCCTCACGGGATTCCGTTCCAGGTGGTGCCGGGGGTGACCGCCGCCAGTGCCTGTGCCACCTACGCCGGCATACCCCTGACGCACCGCGAGCATGCGCAGTCGGTGAAGTTTGTTACCGGTCAGCTGAAAAACCGCACCACGGATCTGAATTTCGCGGAGCTGGTACATCCCAACCAGACCATCGTGTTCTACATGGGGCTGCATACCCTGCCAGAACTCAGTGGCAAGCTGGTGGCCCATGGCAAGCCGGGTAGCACGCCGGTTGCCATCGTTTCCAGAGGCACGGCGGCTGATCAGAAGGTGCTGACGGGAACCCTGGATACGATCGCCGAGCTGCAGCGCCAGGCGCAGCTACCGGCGCCGGCCCTGATCATTGTCGGTGAGGTGGTTAGCATGCATGAGAGCCTGTCCTGGTTCGGTGA
- a CDS encoding phosphoadenylyl-sulfate reductase: MSEQLSAELNARVEQVATLLKQSAEDYKGAIVFANSLGAEDMVLTDLISRHATGITVFVLDTGRLPEETLKLLADARARYDQLSFKVYYPEAADVEAFVADHGINAFYESQELRKGCCFVRKLKPLKRALAGQKAWITGLRREQSVTRDEIAFSEWDEGNGLQKLNPLADWSEKDVWAYIRALDVPYNALHDQHYPSIGCAPCTRAISMGEDVRSGRWWWENPDNRECGLHPATPLKFK; encoded by the coding sequence ATGAGTGAGCAGTTGAGCGCCGAGCTGAATGCCCGGGTCGAGCAGGTTGCAACCCTTCTGAAGCAGTCCGCTGAGGACTACAAAGGCGCCATCGTCTTTGCCAACAGCCTGGGTGCTGAAGACATGGTGCTGACCGACCTGATCAGCAGGCACGCGACGGGCATTACTGTTTTTGTACTCGATACCGGGCGCCTGCCGGAGGAAACCCTGAAGCTGCTGGCGGACGCCAGGGCGCGCTACGACCAGCTGAGCTTCAAGGTGTACTACCCGGAGGCTGCCGATGTGGAAGCCTTTGTGGCGGATCATGGCATCAATGCTTTCTATGAGTCCCAGGAGCTGCGCAAGGGTTGCTGTTTCGTGCGCAAGCTCAAACCGCTCAAGCGTGCCTTGGCCGGCCAGAAAGCCTGGATCACCGGTCTGCGCCGCGAGCAGTCCGTGACCCGGGATGAAATCGCCTTCAGTGAATGGGACGAGGGCAATGGCCTGCAGAAGCTCAATCCGCTGGCGGACTGGAGCGAGAAGGACGTCTGGGCCTATATCCGAGCTCTGGATGTGCCCTATAACGCGTTGCACGATCAGCACTATCCCAGCATCGGCTGTGCGCCCTGTACCCGCGCCATCTCCATGGGCGAGGATGTGCGTTCGGGCCGCTGGTGGTGGGAAAATCCGGACAACCGCGAGTGCGGCCTGCACCCGGCGACACCGCTGAAGTTCAAGTAG